In the genome of Fulvivirga maritima, one region contains:
- a CDS encoding M16 family metallopeptidase: MLTKYISLLFTFVFGSSFLFAQVDRTKAPEAGPAPKIQVGEYKSFELKNGLKVFVVENHKIPRTTFSLIFDNDPILEKEKAGYVTMAGQLLRSGTTNYTKAELDEEVDFIGASLRASSNSVYGSSLSKHTDKLLQLMTDVLFHPAFPEDELEKIRKQTLSAIAAGKESPNEIASNVEAVLTYGKDHPYGELTTEETVENVTVEDIKNYYNTYFKPNVAYMAVVGDISFKDAKKLVKKYFNDWEKGDVPQVSYEQPQAPDQTMVAMVDRPSSVQSVISVTYPVELKPGQPDVIKASVMNQILGGGFSSRLMQNLREDKAFTYGARSSISSDKLIGGFSASASVRNEVTDSAVYEFMKELKKIRNEQVEQSELDAAKASIVGSFARSLEQPSTVASFALNTARYNLPEDYYQNYLRNVSSTTLAEVKAMADKYIKPDHANILVVGKASEVADKLKTFGPVKYYDIYGNEYDPQDKTQVPAGLTADKVIDNYIKAIGGKAALNKVKSIKTVMGADMGGRSITITSIKKEPKKVLLEVSMAGNVMSKQVVNGEEVSVSQMGNNVPIDETAKEQLMIEGYIFPEMKYEELGVETKLAGVEKVEGIDAYAVELTYPSGNKVTEYYDVETGFKIRVARNLETPQGTVNVATDMGDYKEVSGVFFAHSITQPMGAMKLNIQASEIQVNPEVSDDIFKP, from the coding sequence ATGTTGACAAAATATATATCACTACTATTTACGTTTGTATTTGGTTCATCATTTTTGTTTGCACAGGTAGATAGAACCAAAGCACCTGAAGCAGGTCCTGCACCTAAAATACAAGTAGGAGAATACAAATCATTCGAACTGAAAAATGGCTTAAAAGTATTTGTGGTAGAAAATCATAAAATACCGAGAACTACTTTTTCTTTGATTTTCGATAATGATCCTATTCTTGAAAAAGAAAAGGCCGGCTATGTAACTATGGCGGGACAGCTCTTAAGGAGCGGAACTACTAATTACACTAAAGCGGAGCTAGATGAGGAGGTAGATTTTATAGGAGCTTCTTTAAGAGCCTCTTCTAATAGTGTATATGGCTCTTCATTATCTAAGCATACAGATAAGTTGCTTCAGCTGATGACTGATGTGTTATTTCACCCTGCCTTTCCTGAAGATGAGTTAGAGAAAATCAGAAAGCAGACCTTATCAGCCATAGCTGCAGGAAAAGAAAGTCCTAATGAGATAGCATCTAATGTGGAGGCTGTTTTAACCTATGGTAAAGACCACCCTTATGGAGAGCTTACTACGGAAGAAACGGTTGAAAATGTTACGGTGGAAGATATTAAGAATTATTACAATACTTATTTCAAACCTAACGTGGCTTATATGGCTGTAGTGGGAGATATCTCATTTAAGGATGCCAAAAAACTGGTAAAGAAATATTTTAATGATTGGGAAAAGGGAGATGTTCCTCAAGTCTCTTATGAGCAACCACAGGCTCCGGATCAAACTATGGTAGCTATGGTAGATAGGCCAAGCAGTGTACAGTCAGTTATTTCTGTTACCTATCCTGTAGAGCTTAAGCCAGGTCAGCCAGATGTGATCAAAGCATCTGTGATGAATCAGATTTTGGGTGGTGGTTTTTCTTCTCGTCTCATGCAAAACCTAAGAGAAGATAAAGCTTTTACATACGGAGCCAGGTCTTCTATTTCTAGTGATAAACTTATTGGTGGTTTCTCGGCTTCAGCTAGTGTAAGAAATGAAGTTACAGATAGCGCTGTATATGAATTCATGAAGGAGTTAAAGAAGATCAGAAATGAACAAGTAGAGCAAAGCGAGTTAGATGCAGCCAAGGCTTCTATTGTTGGTAGCTTTGCACGTTCTCTTGAGCAACCTTCTACTGTGGCTAGTTTTGCTTTGAACACCGCTCGCTATAATTTGCCGGAAGATTATTATCAGAACTACCTGAGAAATGTATCTTCTACCACTCTGGCAGAGGTAAAAGCTATGGCCGATAAATACATCAAGCCTGATCATGCTAATATATTGGTAGTTGGTAAAGCTTCAGAAGTAGCAGATAAGCTTAAGACCTTTGGTCCTGTGAAATACTATGATATTTATGGTAATGAATATGATCCGCAGGATAAAACGCAGGTGCCAGCAGGTCTCACTGCCGATAAGGTAATTGATAATTATATTAAGGCCATTGGTGGTAAGGCAGCTTTGAATAAAGTGAAGTCCATAAAAACAGTAATGGGAGCTGATATGGGTGGCCGATCAATCACTATTACATCCATTAAAAAAGAACCTAAAAAAGTGTTGCTGGAAGTAAGCATGGCGGGTAATGTTATGAGCAAACAAGTGGTTAATGGAGAGGAAGTTTCTGTGTCACAAATGGGTAATAATGTGCCGATTGATGAGACAGCAAAAGAACAATTGATGATAGAAGGCTACATATTTCCTGAAATGAAATATGAGGAACTTGGAGTAGAGACTAAACTTGCAGGAGTAGAAAAAGTGGAAGGTATTGATGCTTATGCAGTAGAGCTAACTTATCCTTCAGGCAATAAAGTTACCGAGTATTATGATGTGGAAACGGGTTTTAAAATTAGAGTGGCCAGAAACCTGGAAACACCACAAGGTACTGTAAATGTGGCTACTGATATGGGAGATTATAAAGAAGTATCGGGTGTGTTTTTTGCGCATTCTATAACTCAACCTATGGGAGCTATGAAGCTAAATATTCAGGCCTCAGAGATTCAGGTTAATCCTGAAGTGAGTGATGATATATTTAAACCTTGA
- a CDS encoding M61 family metallopeptidase, whose protein sequence is MRYNISFPNPLQHFIEVEAEIKTENKKSISLYLPMWRPGRYEATNYAKNIKNFEIIDGHGNAVSYVKTSHSTWEVATEGLGEIQVRYKYWAYKMDAGNSYFDEDLIYINFVNCLIYTKDSINDSCEVALDLPHSYEIACGLEQKDNILIAKDYYELVDSPMIASANLEHYTYTIGSTAFHIWISGQHNLDTATLQDHFYKFSEKQIEIMGEFPEPTYHFLLHLLPYKFYHGVEHHDSTVISIGPGVTEDKEELYNQLLGVSSHELFHAWNIIKIRPKELQPYDFNKEVTFPTGYVAEGFTTYYGDLFLAKSGVFSRDSYFNELNLLFKRHFTNFGRLSYSVVDSSIDLWIDGYALNFPDRKSSIYVEGAMVALCLDLMLRRKSDNKYSLDDIMVMLWKQHGKTAIGYTSKDIQNLCEELYGESLDEFFKTHVHGTAPKEKLINELLQHVGCELTISDAKNPFERFFGLKISTNPTVPNANPKIVHIAPGSIGEKYFSLNDEIISVNNEPMDLENIAKYEAGNYAFEISRNFNKQLNINVSSTDQSFFTQYKIHVKADASEAQKAAFKGWTGVELF, encoded by the coding sequence GACCTGGGCGCTATGAAGCTACTAATTATGCTAAAAACATTAAAAACTTCGAAATTATTGATGGTCATGGAAATGCTGTTTCGTATGTAAAGACATCTCATAGCACCTGGGAAGTAGCTACTGAAGGACTTGGAGAGATACAGGTTCGCTATAAGTACTGGGCTTATAAAATGGATGCTGGTAATAGCTACTTTGATGAAGATCTTATCTATATCAATTTTGTAAATTGCCTTATTTACACTAAAGATTCGATAAATGATTCTTGTGAAGTGGCTCTTGATTTACCGCATTCGTATGAAATTGCCTGTGGCCTGGAGCAAAAAGACAATATTTTAATAGCAAAAGATTACTACGAATTAGTAGACAGCCCTATGATAGCCTCTGCTAATTTGGAACATTATACTTACACAATAGGTAGTACAGCTTTTCATATCTGGATCAGCGGACAACATAATCTTGATACCGCTACCCTACAGGATCACTTTTATAAATTCAGTGAAAAGCAAATTGAAATTATGGGTGAATTCCCCGAACCCACCTATCACTTTCTACTGCACCTACTACCTTATAAATTTTACCATGGGGTAGAACACCATGATTCTACGGTAATATCAATAGGGCCTGGCGTTACTGAAGACAAAGAAGAGCTTTATAATCAATTGCTAGGAGTAAGCTCGCACGAACTATTTCATGCGTGGAATATTATAAAAATAAGACCTAAAGAGCTTCAACCTTATGACTTTAATAAAGAAGTAACATTCCCTACAGGCTATGTGGCTGAAGGGTTTACCACTTATTACGGAGATCTGTTTTTAGCTAAAAGTGGTGTATTCTCAAGAGACAGTTATTTCAATGAATTGAACTTACTTTTCAAAAGACATTTTACAAATTTTGGCAGGCTAAGTTACTCTGTAGTAGATTCTTCTATTGACTTATGGATAGATGGATATGCACTTAATTTTCCCGATAGAAAAAGTTCGATATATGTAGAAGGCGCTATGGTAGCCCTATGCCTTGACCTGATGCTGAGAAGAAAATCTGACAACAAGTATTCGCTTGATGATATTATGGTGATGCTTTGGAAGCAGCATGGAAAAACGGCTATTGGCTACACCTCAAAAGATATTCAAAATTTATGTGAGGAATTATATGGAGAGAGTTTAGATGAATTCTTCAAAACGCATGTGCACGGAACCGCGCCCAAGGAAAAACTGATTAATGAACTTCTACAACACGTAGGCTGTGAATTGACCATTTCAGATGCCAAAAATCCTTTTGAAAGATTTTTCGGGTTAAAAATATCTACTAACCCAACGGTGCCGAATGCTAACCCGAAAATAGTTCATATTGCTCCAGGATCAATTGGAGAGAAATATTTCTCTCTAAATGATGAAATTATTTCAGTAAATAATGAGCCGATGGACCTGGAAAATATTGCAAAATACGAAGCAGGAAACTATGCATTTGAAATTAGTAGAAACTTTAACAAACAGCTGAATATCAATGTCAGCAGTACTGATCAAAGTTTTTTCACGCAATATAAAATTCATGTAAAAGCTGATGCAAGTGAGGCTCAAAAAGCTGCTTTTAAAGGCTGGACTGGCGTAGAATTATTTTAG
- a CDS encoding M16 family metallopeptidase, with the protein MRKTIMVFLVGLSLSLGAYAQENKIEFTEYDLDNGLHVILHQDHSTPIVAVTMMYHVGSKNEDSTRTGFAHFFEHLLFEGSENVARGEFDKYITNAGGTNNANTSNDRTFYYEVLPSNELKLGLWLESERLMHSKIDEVGVETQREVVKEEKRQRIDNKPYGSILAEISKRAYKIHPYRWTTIGSLDHLNAATIDEFRDFYKTFYVPENATLSIAGDLDIDQTKEWIEQYFAGIPAGEKEISRPTIVEPEQKQEVRDIVYDKIQLPAVIQAYHMPAQGTDDYYALNMLSTLLSDGQSSRMYKKLVDEEQKALQVVAIPFGSEDPGLYLVFGLANVGVEASELEKGMDSEIERVKKELISDREFQKIKNQVENDIVTENSTVSGIAENLANYHVYFGDANLINTEIEKYMKVTKEDIKKVANKYLNKQNRVVLYYLPESAKEQSDNAEPKTDK; encoded by the coding sequence ATGAGAAAAACGATAATGGTTTTTCTTGTAGGTCTGTCCCTTAGCTTAGGGGCATATGCACAAGAGAACAAAATTGAATTTACCGAATATGACTTGGATAATGGACTGCATGTAATACTGCATCAGGATCATAGCACTCCTATTGTAGCTGTAACTATGATGTATCATGTGGGTTCAAAAAATGAAGATTCTACCAGAACAGGATTTGCTCATTTTTTCGAGCACCTTTTGTTTGAAGGATCAGAAAATGTTGCTCGAGGAGAGTTTGATAAGTACATTACCAATGCCGGAGGAACCAACAATGCCAACACTTCTAATGATAGAACATTTTATTATGAGGTATTGCCTTCTAATGAGTTGAAGTTAGGACTGTGGCTAGAGTCTGAGCGTTTAATGCACTCTAAAATTGATGAAGTAGGAGTGGAAACGCAAAGAGAAGTGGTGAAAGAAGAAAAAAGACAACGCATCGATAATAAGCCTTATGGATCTATTTTGGCAGAAATCAGCAAGAGAGCTTATAAAATACACCCTTATCGCTGGACCACCATTGGCTCATTAGATCATTTAAATGCAGCCACTATAGATGAGTTTAGAGATTTCTATAAAACCTTTTATGTTCCGGAAAATGCGACCCTTTCTATTGCTGGTGATTTAGATATCGACCAGACAAAGGAATGGATAGAGCAGTATTTTGCAGGTATACCTGCAGGGGAAAAGGAAATTTCTAGACCTACAATTGTTGAGCCTGAGCAAAAGCAAGAGGTTAGAGATATTGTGTATGATAAAATTCAGCTGCCTGCTGTTATCCAGGCCTATCATATGCCAGCGCAAGGCACTGATGATTATTATGCTTTGAACATGCTTAGCACATTATTATCTGATGGCCAAAGTTCTCGCATGTATAAAAAGTTGGTAGATGAAGAGCAGAAAGCCTTACAAGTAGTGGCCATTCCGTTTGGCTCTGAAGACCCTGGTTTATACCTGGTTTTTGGGTTGGCTAATGTAGGAGTGGAGGCTTCTGAGCTTGAAAAGGGGATGGATTCTGAGATCGAAAGAGTAAAAAAGGAGCTTATTTCTGACAGAGAATTTCAGAAAATCAAAAATCAGGTAGAGAATGATATTGTTACAGAAAACAGTACCGTGAGCGGAATAGCAGAAAACCTGGCTAACTATCATGTGTATTTTGGTGATGCCAACCTGATTAATACTGAAATAGAAAAATACATGAAGGTGACCAAAGAAGACATCAAAAAGGTCGCTAACAAGTACTTGAACAAGCAGAATAGAGTAGTGCTTTACTACTTACCTGAATCTGCTAAAGAACAATCTGATAACGCTGAACCTAAAACCGATAAATAA
- a CDS encoding adenosine kinase: MKKKYDIYGMGNALVDIVTEVNDQFLEKYNVEKGLMTLVDEERQFELMNAINLPNADKKCGGSAANTIIAASQFGGNCFYNCKVSNDEMGDFYLKDLKDNGVDTNLQEKNREEGITGKCLVMTTPDANRTMNTYLGITATFSKDQIDESKIQDSTYLYIEGYLITSENGQEAMKYAKKVAEESGTKVALTFSDPSMVKYFKEPMEQVVGASVDLLFCNEEEAMLFTGKDTLNKAREELKKVAKKFAITMGENGATIFDGDTFIDIEPYEVKAVDTNGAGDMFAGAFLYGITNGHSYAEAGKLASLASSKIVSRFGPRLEWHEAKEILSHLFEN, translated from the coding sequence ATGAAAAAGAAATATGACATTTACGGAATGGGTAATGCTTTGGTAGATATTGTTACTGAAGTAAATGACCAATTTCTAGAAAAGTATAACGTGGAAAAAGGGCTTATGACCCTGGTGGATGAAGAACGTCAGTTTGAGTTAATGAATGCTATTAATTTACCTAATGCTGATAAGAAATGCGGAGGTTCTGCAGCCAATACTATTATAGCAGCCAGCCAGTTTGGAGGTAATTGTTTTTACAATTGCAAAGTGTCTAATGACGAAATGGGTGATTTCTATTTGAAAGACCTTAAAGATAATGGCGTAGACACTAACCTTCAGGAAAAAAACAGAGAAGAAGGGATTACTGGTAAATGTTTGGTAATGACCACTCCTGATGCTAACCGAACTATGAATACTTACCTGGGTATCACAGCTACTTTTTCTAAAGATCAGATAGATGAAAGTAAAATTCAAGACTCTACTTACTTATATATAGAAGGCTACCTTATTACTTCTGAAAATGGACAGGAAGCCATGAAATATGCTAAGAAAGTAGCCGAAGAGTCAGGCACAAAAGTGGCGCTTACTTTTTCTGACCCTAGCATGGTTAAGTATTTTAAAGAACCTATGGAGCAGGTAGTAGGAGCTAGTGTAGATCTGCTTTTCTGTAATGAAGAGGAGGCTATGCTTTTCACAGGAAAGGATACTTTGAATAAAGCGAGAGAGGAGCTTAAGAAAGTGGCTAAAAAATTCGCTATAACTATGGGTGAGAATGGTGCTACCATTTTTGATGGTGATACTTTCATTGATATAGAGCCTTATGAGGTAAAAGCTGTAGATACTAATGGAGCCGGAGATATGTTTGCAGGAGCATTTCTTTATGGCATTACCAATGGTCATAGCTATGCTGAGGCAGGAAAGCTTGCTAGTTTGGCTTCTTCAAAAATTGTATCTCGCTTCGGACCAAGATTGGAGTGGCATGAAGCTAAAGAAATCCTTTCTCATCTTTTTGAAAACTAA